In Clavibacter californiensis, the sequence GCCCGGCCCCAGCAGAAGACGGGCCTCGATCCGGTCGGCATCGTGCTGCTCGCGATCGCCACGTTCTCGCTCATGCTGCCGTTCGTGCTCACGACGGGCGGGCCCGACGACGACCCGCTCCGGTGGATCTGGCTCGCCGCGGCGGTGGTCGCGGCAGCGCTCTTCGTCGCGTGGGAGCGGCGCTACGAGCGGTCGGGGAAGTCGCCCGTGGTGCACTTCGCGCTCTTCACGCTCTCCTCGTACCGCAACGGGATCCTCATCGCCACCGCGTACTTCGCCGCCATCCCCGCGGTGTTCCTGCTCACGACGCTGTACCTGCAGCAGGGCCTCGGCCTCGCGCCCGTGTTCGCCGGCATGGTCAGCATCCCGTTCGCGCTGTCGTCCGCGGTCACCGCGTGGATCGGCGGGCGCCTCGTCTCGCGCCTCGGACGCCAGCTGGTGGTGATCGGGCTCGCGATCGTCGCGGTCGGCATCACCCTGCTGCTCCTGGCCGCCGTGCTCACGCCGCAGGAGGCGACGCCGTGGGCGATGGCCGCGGCGATGCTCGTCGCGGGCGTCGGGGCGGGCTTCGTGATCTCGCCGAACCAGACGCTCACGCTCGCCGAGATCCCGGTGACCGAGGGCGGCGTCGCCGGATCCATGGCCCAGGTCGGCCAGCGCGTCGGCACGGCCGTGGGCGTCGCGGCCGCGTCCGCCACCTTCTTCAGCACGCTCTACGCGGAGGCCGCGGGCGGCGGCGACGCGAGCCTCGCGGTGTACCACGACGGGTTCCGCAACGGCTTCCTCGTGACGATCGCCCTGGTCGCCGTGGCCCTCACGCTCGGCCTGGTCGACCTCGGCCAGCGCCGCCGTCGCCGGGAGCGCGCCGCGACCGCCTGAGCGGGAGGCACGGCGGGCGCGGGGTCAGCGCGCCACGACCGCCAGCACGGCGTCGTGGAGGCGCCCGTTCGTGGCGAGCGCGGATCCGTGCCACGGCCCCGCCTCGCCGTCGACCGACGTGAACCGGCCGCCCGCCTCCTCGATCACGGGGATCAGCGCGGCCATGTCGTACGGCTTCAGGTCGTGCTCGCCCGCGATGTCGACGAGGCCCTCGGCGAGCAGCATGTACGCCCACATGTCGCCGAAGTCGCGGGAGCGCTTCACGCGGGCGGAGAGGTCGAGCAGCTCGTCGAGCCGGTCGGCGTCGCGCCACCGCTGGACGCCGGCGACGCTCATCGAGGCGTCCTCGAGCCGGTCGACGTCCGAGACCCGGATCCGGCGCTCCTCGGACGTCGTGGCCTGCCCGAGCGTGTCGTCGACGTACGCGCCGAGGCCCGCCGCGCCCCACCAGCGGCGGCCGAGCGCGGGCGCGCTGACGACGCCCACCACGGGCACGCCGTCCACGGCGAGCGCGATGAGGGTGCCCCACACGGGCACGCCGCGCGCGAAGTTCGAGGTGCCGTCGATGGGATCCACGATCCACTGCCGGGACGACGAGCCGGACGTGCCGTACTCCTCGCCGAGGACGCTGTCGTGCGGGCGGCTCTCGGCGATGCCGGCGCGTATCGCCCGCTCGACCGACGTGTCCGCGTCGGTGACCCAGCTCGAGTCGGCCTTCGTCTCGATGGCGAGGTCGGCCGAGCGGAAGCGGTCGAGCGAGATGGCGTCGGCCATGTCGGCCAGCTCCCTCGCGAGCCGCAGGTCGGACGACAGGGAGTGCAGGGGTTCGGAGGCCACGGGGTCGAGCCTAGCGATCGGCCTGGTCGCCCTTCGACGCGTCGGAGCGGTTGGCGACGAGGTGCTGGAGCGAGTGCAGGCGCTCGCGACCGGCGTCCCCGAGCTCGCCCGCCTCGACCCGGTCGACGATCTCCCAGTCGTGCGCCTCGGTGAGCGGGATGCCGCCCGGCGGCTCGCCCTCGGGCAGGTGGGCGTAGCTGGCGAACGAGCGGAGGATGTTCGCCGGATCCACGTGCCCGAGCCCGAACGAGCGGACGCCCGGGGTGTCGATGATCCAGCCGTGGCCGCCGTCGCCCGTCTCGACGCGCATCGAGACGGTGGAGCTGGACGTGTGGCGTCCGCGCCCGGTGACCTGGTTGACGACGCCCGTCGCGCGCCTCGCGTCCGGCACCAGGGCGTTGACGAGCGTCGACTTGCCGACGCCGGAGTGGCCGACGGCGACGGTCGTGCGGTCGACCAGCAGCGCGCGCAGCTCGT encodes:
- a CDS encoding inositol monophosphatase family protein, whose translation is MASEPLHSLSSDLRLARELADMADAISLDRFRSADLAIETKADSSWVTDADTSVERAIRAGIAESRPHDSVLGEEYGTSGSSSRQWIVDPIDGTSNFARGVPVWGTLIALAVDGVPVVGVVSAPALGRRWWGAAGLGAYVDDTLGQATTSEERRIRVSDVDRLEDASMSVAGVQRWRDADRLDELLDLSARVKRSRDFGDMWAYMLLAEGLVDIAGEHDLKPYDMAALIPVIEEAGGRFTSVDGEAGPWHGSALATNGRLHDAVLAVVAR
- a CDS encoding MFS transporter; the protein is MTGRTPAGTTPTSTDDQDRTRWQAFWVCVGVAALTILDLSKVNVGLPSIEESLGAGSTDLQLIVAGYALAFGLALVPAGRLGDIRSRRLMFVVGLSSFTIASLLCAIAPDVKTLVVARILQGVAAGIQMPQVLGLIQQLFQGEERARAFGLFGAVVGIATAFGPTLGGLLIQLGGPEDGWRLLFWMNIPLGIVAIAFALKLLPRRQARPQQKTGLDPVGIVLLAIATFSLMLPFVLTTGGPDDDPLRWIWLAAAVVAAALFVAWERRYERSGKSPVVHFALFTLSSYRNGILIATAYFAAIPAVFLLTTLYLQQGLGLAPVFAGMVSIPFALSSAVTAWIGGRLVSRLGRQLVVIGLAIVAVGITLLLLAAVLTPQEATPWAMAAAMLVAGVGAGFVISPNQTLTLAEIPVTEGGVAGSMAQVGQRVGTAVGVAAASATFFSTLYAEAAGGGDASLAVYHDGFRNGFLVTIALVAVALTLGLVDLGQRRRRRERAATA